The DNA sequence GCCCAGTTGGTCCGTGTCGCTGTCGTAGTACCCGTCGAAGCGGCGCAGCTCGATCGCGTCCAGTTCCGGGAAGACGATGTCCGTGAGCCATTCCGTCCGCGGCAGGGTCATTTTCAGGTCCATGCGTCGGCCGGCCACGGGTTCGAAAGCGCCTTCGGGCTGGAAGAAGCTGGTGATCTTCTGCTGCGCGCGGGGCACGATGCTGTCCGCGCCCAAGTTGCTGTGGTAGGTGAGGGTGATGGCGTCACTGTCCAGTTCCACGGCGGTGGAATCGCTGGCGAGCAGCGCACCGATGCGGAAGCGCTGGAAAAGGAACTCCTCGTTGCCGTTGGAGAGCCGCAGGTCGCGGGCACCCAGCTTGGTGCTGCCGTGGAATTCCGGCGAGAAGGCCAACCGGCCAGCGAGTCCGCCAGACAGATCAAGCGGCCAGCCCACGAGTCCGAGCTCCTGCAGTTGGAGCTTGCGCATCACCAGGTCCAGGTCCACGGCCAGACTGTCGCCAGGTTGCGGCCAGCGCCCTTTGGCATCCAGCAGCAGGTCGGCATGTTCGGCGCGGGCCATCAGGCCCATGGCCAGGCTGTCGCCCTGGGCGGTGAGGTGCAGGCGCAGACTGCTGAGGTCGTTGCCGGCGTAGGTGAGCGCGGTGGGGGTCACCGAGATGGACCCACGCCGCGAAGGGCCGTTCAGGTCTTCGCCTCCGGCCACCACCTTCAGATCGATGGGTCCAAGCGACGTGTCGCCCACGATCCTCCCGGCGTCGATCGCCGAGAGGGTGAGCGCGAGATCGAGACCATCGGGCATGTTGCCGCTCCAGTCGTGCACCACGGCGAAGCCCGTCACGCGGCCCAGGTCGCTGTTCAGGGCGAGGACCGTGCGTAAGGTGCCACGCTCGCCGCTGGCATCGCCGCGCATGCTGAGGTGTTGCGGAAACGTCACATCTGGCGGTGCGAAGGCCCGCGCCACCTGCCGGATGCCCTTGCCCATCACGAATTCTTCCAGGTGCAGGGCGAAATCGTTGAAGGGCCAGTTCTCCGCGCGGCGGGTACGTCCTTCCAGGCGGATGCGGCTGCCCTGGTCGCCGGTGAGATGCAGGCCCATGCTTTCCGCACTGTTGGCGGTGCCTTGCAACCACGCACGCGTGTCCCAGATCTCCTCCGCGGAGGCGGCGGCGGGCAGCGCGATGCCCAATGCGGCGAGCAGGGGATGGAGGCCCGCCATGCGGAGTTGGGCGCTGAGCTCGGCCTCGAGGGGAACCGCGTAGGGGGTACGGTAGGCGCGCGACAGATCGCCGGGATGGGCCCGCAGTTGGAAGGCGATGGTGTTGTCCATGGCGCTGATCCGCCCTTTGTGCAACGCGATGGTTTCCGGGGTGGCGACCAAGGCGAAGGATAGTTCGAGTGAAGTGGTGTCGGGCCCTGCGGCGACACGCATCCGCTCCAGTTCCATGGCGATGCGTGAATTGTTGACGGCGATCCCCTGCGCTTGCAGCTCGATCCCACGCGACACCACTTGGGTGGCATCCGCGAGCGAGCTGGGCGTGGCGATGCTGTCAGTATGCAGGGCGAAACGGCTCTGTGCGATGCGCAGATCGCCGATCGCCAGGTCCCAGTCCTGTGTCCAATACCTGAAACCGTCATCGCGGTCCAGCCACAAGGGATCCGGATGGGCCGTGGTATCCGGCACGTCCTCACCCGACATCGCCAGCATGCCGAAGTCGAGCCCCGCGATATCCACCCGCTCCAGGTCGATGTGTTGTCGCACTGAGGCCATGGCGCGTGTCCGCACTTCCCCGTGTCGCAGGCCGAGCCACAGGCTGTCGCCGCTGCCGGTGGTCTTCATGGTGAAGTTCACCGCTTCCAAGGCGATCCTGCGGAAGCGCACGTCGATGTCCGCCAAGGGGTTCTCCAGTTCAGGATAGGCCGGGGGCGTGGGATCGCCGCCCGCGAGGCGCAGGTCGAGGCGGGTATTGTTCAAGCGCAGTTCACCGGCATGGAAGATCAGCGGATCCAGCGCGAAGCGGTCGAAGCCCAGGTCCAATTCGCCCAAGCGCAATTCCAGCTCCAGTGAAGAGGGCGCCAGATGCATGGTGTAATGGATCCTCTCCAACCGCACCTGTCCCAAGCGGATGTGCGGGCCGCCGCCGGTTTCCTCCTCCACCACCGGTGCGCTCGGCTCTTCACCCACGAAGGCATCGATGATGAACTGGAAGTTGAACACGCTGTCCGTGTCCTGCGTGAGCGTGGCGCGTGTGTCGGCGAGGTGGACGCGCTTGAGAAAAATATCGCCGCCCAGCAAGGCACGCAGGCCTACATCGGACTTCAGCAGGCCCGCATGCAGCAAGGTGTCGCCCCTCTGGTCCGCCACGAAGAGGCCCTCCAACTTCAGCCCCAGGGGAAAGCGCAACCGCAATGCTTCCAGTTCCACTCTGGTGCCTGTCTTCTCGCGGAGAATGGCCACCGCCTTGCCGCGCACCAGGTCCTGCACCGGCGGCAGATAGAGCAGCAACGCGGCCAGGGCTGTGATCAGGAGGGGGAGGAGGAGGAGCCCGGCCACCACCCGCAGCCACCGGCGGCCCCTGCTCCGCTGGGCATTTGGGGGCTTCGCGTCATTGGTATCGGCGGAGGGCGGCGACAATGCGCCGAAGTTACTGAGGGGCCTCACCGCGCACCCTCACGCCACACCTGCAGTGGTCACAAGCGCAGCTCCTTCATCTCTCCCTTGTCCGTGACCATGAAGTAGCGCACGATCTCCTTCGCTTCCTTCTTGGGGAAGGCCTCGGGCAGTTGGCAGTGCAGGGTGAGGTTGTAGGTGTATTGTACCGGTGGTTCGGTGATCTCGGCGTGCAGCACGATGTCGAATTGACCGTAGGGCACCTTGTTGTAGAAGTGCGCGTTGGGCCGGCGCACATCGTTCACCACCTGGCCCTTGCGGCGGCTGTTGAGGCTGCTCTGAACGCGGCTCTGGTAGGTGGTGTAGCGGTCCAGGGGGAAGTAGGCCCCGTTCCGCTCGGCAGCGACGCGGTGGCTTTCACCCGTCTTCAGGCCCAACTTCTCGCAATTGGCCAGCTTCTGTTGCAGCAGCTTGGTGGCGAACATCCGCAGCGTGTCGTAGGCCGCGCCCTGGTGCTTCACGAAGAAGTCCACCTTCACCAGATCGTAGATCTCCTCCTTGGCGCAGGCGGTCACCAGTTGGTCCAGCACGCGCGCATCGGTGAAGCGGATGTGGATGTTCTTCTGGATCTCGAAGCCGGCGGGGATCTCCTGGTAGCTGCGGCTGAAGAGCTTGCGGTTCGCTTCCAACTCATACACGGGCACGAAGGAGAGCATGTCGGTGAAGACGTCGGCATCCTTGATCCCATGCCTGGCCACGCGTTTCAGCACGCCACCGATGCGCGCGTTCATCAGGCTGTCGGCCTCCTCGGCGGTCTGGCCCAATTGCGTCACGTGGAAGATCGCCAGGTAGCTGTCGGCCCGCACGTTCATCATGGCGTTCACCTCCAGCACCAGCATGTTGCCCTGTATGCTGGCCTTCACCGGCTGCTCGGCCTGTTGGAACCAGATGCGGCTCGCGGCCTCGTACATGAGGTTGCCCATGGCCTGGGGCCGCGCGGACAAGGCGGAGAACAGCAGTGCGAAAGCGAGGAGCGGACGGGTCATGATCGGGGTTTTGCCCGATCGGTACACGCGCCCTTGGGGGCGGTTCAGTCCTTCTTCCTGAAATCCCCGTTCTGCCAGGCCTGGATGAATTGCGCCCAGGCGATGGGGTTGAAAAGGTTCACCGTGGGCGTGCCGCCGCTGTAGTAGAGCTGCGTGCGGTCCATGGCCATCTGGTACTGGAAGCTCTGGTAGGCGTCCGGCGGCAGGTTCTCCATGCGCTGGATCATCTCGGCGGGCGAGAGGTTGCGCATGGCCAGCTGGAAGTCGTCCTCCGGCAGCTTCAGGTTGAGGAAGGCCTCCTTGAACTGCTCCCGCGAGGGCCAGGGGTACACGCTGATCTCGCCCAGCATGATGGTGTCGCGCGCCATCACGTGGATCATGGAGTATTTGCTCTCGGGCAGGTCGCGCGGGATGACGTACTGCGAGCGCTGGAAGCCCACGGCGCTGAACAGGATGGTATCGCCCTCCTGCGCCACGAAGCTGAAGTAGCCGAACACATCGCTCATGGTGCCCCGGAAGCTGTTCTTGATGAGGATGTTGGTGAAGGGCACCGGCGAGAGGCTGTCGGTGACCACCACGCCGCTGAACTGCACCAGGTCGTTCTTACGCTCGGGCTGGGCCTGGGCCATGGCGGCGGCCAGGAGAAGGGGCAACAGGGCGAGGAGCTTCGATCGCATGTGGACAAAGGTAGCGGCGCGGCCGGGCAAGCTTCGGGCCGTTGTGCTTCGCCCTGGACCGGGAATGGACGGGAATGAACGGAAATGACGGGGGCCGCAACTGGTCGGCTGGAGCATGCCCATGCACGACCATCCATGTACATGCATGTTTCTGCCGGGCCGGATCCCGGCCCGTTGTGCGGCATGGTCCCACCGGATAGCTTTGTGTGCTCCCTTCTCCCCCAGCCACCATGCGACACTTCCTGCTCCTGGGCGCCTGTGCGCTCCTCGCTCCTGTTACAGCCCAGATCGTCATCGGCCCGGCCGACATGCCCATCGCCGGCGACACCATGCGCTACCAGACCACCCTGCCCGCCGGTATCAATGTGGAGCAGACCGGCCCCGGCGTGGTGTGGGACTTCGGCGACCTGCAGCCCTTGCTGCCCGGCGCCGACACCGCGGTCACCGTGGCCTCCACGCCCTTTCTCTACCAATTCTTCTTCAACAACAACATCCTCTACCCGGAGCACGCCGCCAACTACGCGGTGAAGGGCATGGGCTTCAGCCTGCAGGGCATCACGCTGGAGAACGTCTTCGAGTACTACAAGATCGGCCCCACCGGATTCCGGAATGTGGGCTTCGGCGCCACCATCAACGGTCTGCCCGCCTCGGTGCGCCGCATCCCCGTGGATTGGATCCACCGTTTTCCCATGGAATACGGGGATACGGACGACTCCTTCAGCGAATTCCAGATCGACATCCCCACCCTCGGCTTCTTTGGCCAGACGCAACAGCGCGACAACGTGGTGGACGGCTGGGGCACCCTCTACCTGCCGGCGGACACCTTCCAAGTGCTGCGCGTGCGTTCCACGCTGACCCGGCGCGACACCATTTTCGTGGACCAGATCGGCATCGGCTTCGGCTTCGATGAGCCCCTCACCGTGGAGTACAAGTGGATCGCGCCCGGCATGGACGTGCCCGTGCTGCTGGTGACCACCACAGCCGGTGTGCCCGGAACCGCGCGCTTCCATTACAACCCCGGTGTTACCAGCGTGGAGGAGACCATCAGCGGCACGCTGCCGCAGGTCTTCCCCAACCCCGCTTCGGAAATGGTGCGCGTACGGATCCCCGAAGGATGGCGCGGCCAGCTCTTCCTGCACGATGCCACCGGCCGCGTGGTGCTTGGTGGCCTGGCCGTGACACCCGGCGCGGACATCGCCCTGGACCTTGGCGGCCTGGCCGCCGGCTCCTACCTGCTGCGGATCCAGGGCACCTCCCTGTGGACCACGCGTCTGGTGGTGGCACGCTGATCCCTGCCAGCCTGACACGTGCACCGTGTTGGAACGATGCTTGATCGCGAGCACCGCCGCTACCTTCGCGGCATTACCTGACACCCCCGACACAACATGAAAAGCATCGGTCTCTGGATCTTCGTGGGCGTGATCGCCCTGCTCGCCTTCTGGGGCATGCGCTTCTACAACGGCACCATCGGCATGGACGAGGACGTGAAGAAGCAGTGGAGCAACGTGGAGAACGCCTACCAGCTGCGCGCTGACAAGACGCAGAACCTGGTGGCCATCGTGAAGGGCGCCGCCGATTTCGAGCAGGAGACCCTCACCGGCGTGATCGAAGCCCGCGCCAAGGCCACCAGCGTCAATGTCAGCGCGGACAACCTCACGCCCGAGAACATCCGCGCCTTTGAAGAGGCCCAGCAACAGTTCACCGGTGCCCTCTCGCGCCTGATGGTGACCGTGGAGCGCTACCCCGAGCTGAAGGCCGTGCAGGGTTTCCGCGATTTCCAGGCCCAGTACGAGGGCATGGAGAACCGAATCGGCGTGGAGCGCCGCAAGTACAACGAGGTGGCGCGCGAATTCAACACCCGCATCAAGCGCTTCCCCGGCAACCTGCTCGCCGGCATGTTCGGCTTCTCGGAGAAGGGCTACTTCGAGGCCCGCGAAGGCACCGACCAGGCACCGCAGATCGCTTTCTGACGTGCTCACCGCCGAGGACTTCCTGACCGACGAGGAGCGTGCCCGCGTGGCGGCGGCCATCGGCGAGGCCGAACGCCTCACCAGCGGCGAGATCCGCGTGCATGTCGAGGACCACATCGAGGAGGATGTGCTGGACCATGCCGCCTACATCTTCACCGAACTCGGCATGCAGCACACGCGCGAACGCAACGGCGTGCTCATCTACGTCTCCGCCGGCGATCGGCTGGTGGCGGTCGTGGGCGACAAGGGCGTGAATGAAAAGGTGCCCACCGGCTTTTGGGACCAGACCCTCGCCGTATTGAAGCTCCATTTCGCCGCCGAGCGCCGGGCCGATGGCCTGTGCGAAGCGGTGCGCATGGTGGCCGCCCTGCTCGCCAAGCACTACCCACCGCGTCGCGATGACGTGGACGAGTTGTCCAACGAAGTGAGCATCGGGCGGCGATGAGGACGAAAGGGGTCCTGCTCTTCCTTCTGCTCACATCCACCGGGTGGGCCGCATCGTTCGATTGCTCACTGAAGCCGCCGCCGGAGCGCCAGCAGGACAAGCTGGTGTGGCAGTATGGTGAGCCCTGGCTGAAAGCCGCCGAGGTGGAGCGCCTCAATGCCAAACTCGTGGAATTCGCCCGCGAGACCAGCAACCAGATCCTGGTGCTGGTGGTGGACACCCTCTGCGGCTACCCCGAATCGGACCTCGCCTTCGAAGTGGGGGAGAAGTGGGGCATCGGACAGAAGCGCTTCGACAACGGGATCGTCTTCCTCGTGAAGCCCTTCGGCAAGCCCGGCGAGCGCGCGCTCTTCATCGCCGTGGGCTACGGCCTCGAAGGCGTGATCCCCGACCTCACCGCCAAACGCATCGTGGACCGCGAGGCCATTCCGCACTTCCAGGAAGGCCGCTACTTCCAAGGCGTGGACCAGGCCACCGACGTGCTCATGGCACTGGCCAAGGGCGAGTTCGATGAAAAGAGCTACGGCCGTGATCCGATCCCCTGGGGCGTCCTCGCCTTCATTGTCATCATGATCGTGGTGATGACGCTGTCCTGGCGTGGAGGTGTGAAACGCTACGCCAAGCGCAACAACATCGATTTCTGGACCGCCATGTGGCTCCTGTCGCAGACCCAGCAGAAGCACGGGCGCCGTGGCGGTGGCGGCTTCGGTGGCGGTTTTGGCGGTGGCGGTGGCGGCGGATTCGGTGGCTTCGGTGGCGGCGGCTTCGGTGGCGGCGGCGCCGGTGGCCGCTGGTAACGCCAACCTCCATCATCCAAACCCACACCCTACCAACCTTCCAACCATCCCTTGACCTTCAACAAATGGATCGGCGGCGGACTGGGCTGGGCCTTCGGTGGCCCCATCGGTGGCGTGCTGGGCTTCGCCGTGGGCGCGATGATCGATCGCATGGGCCGTGGGGAATGGATCCCGGGGCCTGAGGAGGGTGCCGGACCTGGTGGGCATACGCAGCACACGGGCCGCACTACCACCGGCGATCTGGCCATGAGCCTGGTGGTGCTCAGCGCCGCGCTGATGAAGGCCGATGGCCGCGTGACACGCAACGAGCTGGACCATGTGCGGCGCTTCTTCCTGGCCCAGTTCGGCACCCTGCGCGCCAAGGAAATGTTGCTGGCCCTGCGTGAAGTGCTGCAGCGCGACATCCCCCTGCGCGAGGTGTGCGAGCAGGTGCGGCGGAACATGCCCCATCCCGTGCGGCTGCAACTGATGCACTACCTCATCGGCCTGGCCAACGCCGATGGCCGCGTGGAACGCAGCGAACGCGATCTGCTGCACCGCATCGCGCAGGACATCGGCATCAGCGACAAGGACCTCGCCTCGCTCAGCGCCATGTTCCGCATGGCCGACCCCACCGCCGCCTACGCCGTGCTGGAGATCGATCCCAAGGCCAGCGACGAGGAGGTGAAGAAGGCCTACCGCCGCATGGCCATGAAGTTCCACCCGGACAAAGTGGCCCAGCTGGGCGAGGAGGTGCAAAAGGCAGCGGCCGAGAAGTTCAAGAAGGTGCAACAGGCCTATGAAAGCATACAAAAGGAGCGGGGGATGAAGTAGTCTCTTGCCGTTGGAGGATGAAGGTCGCGGGAACCTCCTCCAGGGAACAACGCCTTCCACTTTCGACATTCAACCCCAAGCCTTCATCAACCACCCATGCTCATCCTGCTCTCCCCGGCCAAAGACCTCAATGAAAGTCCCGTGAGCGGCATCCGGACCACGGTGCCGGTGCTGTTGGAGCATGCCGTGCCGCTGGCGGAGAAGTTGCGCGGCATGAGCGCGAAGAAGCTCGCCACGCTCATGGACATCAGCCCCAAGCTGGCCGCGCTGAACCACGCGCGTTACCAGGCCTGGTCGGTGCCGTTCGGGAAGCATGCGCTGCCGGCGGGCTTCGCCTTCAACGGCGAGGCCTATCGGGGGCTGGACATCCGCACGCTTGATGCTGACGACCTCCGTTTCGCGCAGCGGCATTTGCGGATCCTGTCCGGGTTGTATGGCGTGCTGCGTCCGCTGGACCGCATGCTGCCCTATCGCTTGGAAATGGGCACCCCCTTGGCCATGGGCCGTGGCTTGAAGGACCTCTATGCCTGGTGGGGCGATCGCATCACCGACGCGTTGCAGGGTGATCTGAAACAGGCGGGGAAGGTGGTGGTGAACCTCGCCTCGCAGGAATACTTCAAGGCGGTGAGGACCGGACGGCTTGGTGTACCGGTGATCACGCCCGTATTCAAGGACCGCGTGGGGAGCGGTCACAAGGTGGTCATGGTCTTCGCCAAACACCAGCGCGGCGCCATGGCGCGGCACATCATCCGGCACCGCATCCTCGATCCGCAGGCGCTGAAGAAGTACGATGGTGATGGTTACCGCTTCAGCGCGGAGGAGAGCACGGTGGACCAGTGGGTCTTTCTGCGCGACCGGCGTTAGAAGCGCAAGAGCAGTCCGGCCGTGAGCCGCGTGGAGGACCACGATACGGAGATCGGCCTGCCGTCCGCGTCGTTCACCGCTTCGCCCTCCAGGGCAAGATCGGCCGTGGCGCTGGCCGCATGATCCGCAGCGACGAAGGCCCCCAGCGTGCCGGAGACCATGCGCAGCCAGCGGGCGCCCACCTGCACCACACCAGCGTTCGCCCCATAAGGCAACCTGCCGCCCACCGGACGCAAGGCCAGGATCGAGGTGCCTGCGCCTGCCAGGAGTTCCAGCGCCGCACGTTCACCGATCCATGGACGCCAGCTCGCTTCCAATTGATAGGTGGTGATGCGCAGGCGTTCCAAGGGCTCCGCATGTTCAGCGCTGCCGATGCGGTCGTAGTGCAGGCCCAGGGACCACCGCTTGCCGAAGCCGTGCGCGAAGGCGAAGCGTACCGCGCCACAGGGCAGTTCCGGTTGGCCGATCCCCCCGCCCGACCCGTGCAGGTCCAGCAGCCCCGCACCGCCGCCGAGGCTGCTCACCAGGCTGCCCTTGCGAACCGATTGCGCATTCGCCGTACAAGGCGCCAGCAGCGCCACCACGAGCGCCGCCCATGCGAGATCACGCGGACCGACCATGGTGCAAAGGTCGGCAGGGGGGTCAGTGTCTCAGTTCGCTAACAGGTCAGGTCGGCGAACATCGACGTTGACATACCCTTTTCCACCCTTTGCTTCGCCAAAAGGTGGAGCCAAAAGGCGACCACGATCCGAGCCGCAGCCCGGCTCACACGGGCCCGCAGCACAAGCCCACGAGCCGGGCGCGTCCGCGCGGATCGTGGACGCCCACCGCACGCTGTACCTGCACGCTCTGCTGTACACTACGAACTCTTGCTCCTCAACTGTCCGTTGCTGTTGGGCGCCCAGGCCGAAGCATCGGTCATGGAACTGATCAACATGGGTCGAAGTGAGACACTACGCAGGGGGCCACCACCGGTAATTTCGCCCCATGGGTCTGCTGTGGATGTTGGCCGGTGTGCTGCTGGTGGGCTATGCGGCCCTCTGCCTCTTCTACTGGATCTTCCAGGAGCGCTTCATCTTCATCCGGTTCCGGGTGGGACCGAACTACCGCTGGCGGTTCACCTTCCCATTCGAGGAACGTTGGCTGGATACCGGGGATGGCGCCCGCCTGCACGCCTTGTACTTCCCGGCGGAGAAGCCGCGCGGCGCGATCCTCTACTTCCATGGCAACACGGGCAGCTTGCGGCGCTGGGGCAGTTTGGCGCCGCGCTTCACGCGCATGGGCTTCGATGTGCTCATGCCCGACCCACGCGGCTACGGCAAAAGCCGGGGACGCCTCAGCGAGGCCGCCCTGCTGGATGATGCCGAAGCGTGGTACAAGCACCTTGGTATGCGATGGCGCGAGGAGGACATCGTGCTCTTCGGCCGATCATTGGGCAGCGCAATGGCCACCCCGCTCGCGGCCGCGCACAGTTCGCGCCTGCTCCTGCTGGAAACGCCCTTCGCCAATCTCTACGATGTGGCCATGTCCTATCTGCCCATCCTGCCCTACCGCCTGTTGCTGCGCTATCCCTTCCGCAACGACAAGGCCATCCGCCGGGTGCGCTGCCCGGTGTACATCTTCCACGGCCGCCGCGATACGCTGGTGCCCTACAACAGCGCGTTGCGGCTCTATGCCCAGGTGCCCGCGGACCTGCCGCGCGAGATGATCACCTTTCCCCGGGGCCACCACGGCGACCTGTCGCGCTTCCGGAAGTATGACAAGACCCTGCGCCGGGTGCTGATCGCGGCAGGGGGTGGGGGGGCGCGGTGAAGCATGAACATCCGCCTCCCTGGCCACCGCCTAACTTCGCGCCCTTCAAAACGCCGAACATGACCATCCGCATCATATCCGCCGCGCTGGCGATGACCGTCCTCAGCGCTTGTTCCCAAGGCCAGAAAGGCCGCACGCCGCTGAAGACCGAGATGGACTCGGTGAGCTACGCCATCGGGGCCGACATCGGCGCCAACTTCAAGCGCAACAAGCTGGAGGGCGTGAACCTCGAAGCCATGCGTGATGGCCTGCGCGATGGGCTGGACAGCAGCGTGACCATGGACGAGATGGTGCTGCAGAGCGTGGTGCAGCGCTACATGATGCGCATGCAGGAGGAGCGCCAGGCCGAGGAGCGCAAGCAGGGCGAGGAGAACCGGGTGATCGGCGAGGAATACCTGCTGGCCAACGGCAAGCGCGCGGGGGTGACCACCACCGAGAGCGGCCTGCAGTATGAAGTGATCAAGATGGGCACGGGGCCGAAGCCCACGGCGAGCGACCGCGTGAAGGTGCACTACGCCGGCACCTTGATCGATGGCACCGAGTTCGACAGCAGCGTGCGCCGCGGCGAACCGGCCGTGTTCGGCGTGACCCAGGTGATCCGCGGCTGGGTGGAGGCCCTGCAACTGATGCCCGTGGGCAGCAAGTGGAAACTGCACATCCCCAGCGATCTGGCCTATGGCCCCAGTGGTGGCCCCGGCGGCGCCATCCCGCCCAACAGCGTGCTCATCTTCGAGGTGGAGCTGCTGGAGATCGTGAAGTAGGAGGGTGCAAGGGGTGGTAGGTCCCAAGTGGAAAGGTGCGAGCGCGGGTGCGCTTGCACCTTTTCACTTTTCCACCCCTTGCACTTTGGTAGTGTCCCTGTTCGCCGATGAACAAACGCTCAGACCCTCCTTTCCACCTTTTGCTTCGCCAAAAGGTGGAGCCAAAAGGCGACCACGATCCAAGCGCAGGGCCACGCACCCACATACCCGCGCACTATCAGCGTTGGCCCGCGCCGCGCGGATCGTGGACACCCACGCACACGGTGGCCGTGAGGTCTATGCGCTCCGGACCCTTATGCCGGTCCACCACCCGATGGTCCCTGGCATTTGCGGCCCGAGACAATGTTCACAGAGCGTTTGGGGGCGAGCCAAAGTGGGACACTACCTGCAATCTCCACCTTCATGCCCTCTCGCCCTTGCACGTTCCACCCCTTGCACCCTTTCCACTAAGGCGCTTCCGGCAAAGGCATCCAGTGGGTGACGTCGGCGAAGAAGTGGTTGCTGGAACCCTCGCCCTGCCAGAAGTGGGGCACGCCGCTGTAGCCGGTCTTGCTGGCGTTCTTCAGGAAATGGTCGCGTAGGAAACGCAGGATCACCACGGGCCGCTCCTCGTGGTCGCCGCTCTTGCCGGGCAGGTACACCCGGTTGGCGGGCAGATGGCAAAGCACGCGCTGGCCGTCCTCGGGCAGTTTTTCTTCCACGGATATCCAGGCGCTCATGCGGTCAAGGTCGATGTGTGGCCAAGATAGGAGCCATCACAGAGGCTCGTCCGGTACAGCGCCGGCGGTGACCAGGGCCAGCAGCTGGTCCGCTGCGGTGCGCGCGAGTTCCTTGATCTCTTCAGGCTCGTTGGCGAAGAGCTTGCCGGCCTCCTTGCGGAGCAGATAACCGATCACTTCGGGGCGGATCTCCAGACCGGTGGTGGTGCTCACCGATTTGTCCAGGTGGAGCCAATGCCACAGCATCCTCAGCGCCAGCCGCAACGAGGAGCGATCGTGCAGGCGCCCGCCCTGCTCCACCCGCCCTTGCCCCGTAGGGTGATAGGTGAGGGCGCAAAGCGCGGTGCGCGTCATGGCCAGCAGGCTGTCCACGGCGACGGGGCCTTCCGGTGTGCGCAGCAGATCGGCCGCATGGAAGACCTCATGGCGCAGGTAGTTCATCTGGTGCGCGCGCGGCATGCCCTTGTTGAACTCCATCACGGCGGCGTTCACCTGACCGGCGTGCGTGACCAGGGTGCCATCATGACCATCCACCGCCTGGCGCTCCTTGTCCGCCAGCATGGACAGGTGGTCGGCTCCGGCACGGAGGGGATCCTTCGGCGGCAGGGTGAAGGAAGGCGGACCGATGGCGTGGCAGCCACGCCGATGGCACAGGCCGATGAGATGGAGACTGAGCGCGCGCAGAAACGGGCTGTCCAGCCCGATGGTCTCACGGCCTGGCAAGGGTGCTCCTTGGGGATCGTGGAACTGCGCGATGATGTCCGCCACACAGGCCTGCGGGTCGAAGGAGAGTCCGGCGCTGTGCTGTGCCAGAGCGAAGAGGATCTCATCCGCTTCCAGCATCGCGCGCACGTTGTCGATCATCACCGTGGCGCGGATGGTGCCCGTGGGCAGGTCGGCGCATTCCTCCAGTTCATGGAACAACCGGCCCCACCATCCTGCTTCCTGCTGGCCCCGCACGTCGCGCAGGTAGAGGTGCACTCCGCCCTGCCTTTCCATCAGGTTAATGGCGCAATTGCCCACCACGCGGGCCAGGTCGATGATGGACGCGGCGATGTCGTCGCCCGCGCCTTCGGCCGCATGCGCCGGCACGTGCAAGGGGCGCGGCACCACCATCAACCGCACGGTGCTGGCGGGATTCATGCGGATGCGGCCACCTTCGGCGGGTACATAGGCCAGGTCGGCCCTGGAGGCGCGTTCCAGATTGCGGTGCGCGCGAATGATGCGCCAGGGGTCCCCGGCACAGAGGTCCCACAGATCGGCCACGTAGCT is a window from the Flavobacteriales bacterium genome containing:
- a CDS encoding translocation/assembly module TamB is translated as MSPPSADTNDAKPPNAQRSRGRRWLRVVAGLLLLPLLITALAALLLYLPPVQDLVRGKAVAILREKTGTRVELEALRLRFPLGLKLEGLFVADQRGDTLLHAGLLKSDVGLRALLGGDIFLKRVHLADTRATLTQDTDSVFNFQFIIDAFVGEEPSAPVVEEETGGGPHIRLGQVRLERIHYTMHLAPSSLELELRLGELDLGFDRFALDPLIFHAGELRLNNTRLDLRLAGGDPTPPAYPELENPLADIDVRFRRIALEAVNFTMKTTGSGDSLWLGLRHGEVRTRAMASVRQHIDLERVDIAGLDFGMLAMSGEDVPDTTAHPDPLWLDRDDGFRYWTQDWDLAIGDLRIAQSRFALHTDSIATPSSLADATQVVSRGIELQAQGIAVNNSRIAMELERMRVAAGPDTTSLELSFALVATPETIALHKGRISAMDNTIAFQLRAHPGDLSRAYRTPYAVPLEAELSAQLRMAGLHPLLAALGIALPAAASAEEIWDTRAWLQGTANSAESMGLHLTGDQGSRIRLEGRTRRAENWPFNDFALHLEEFVMGKGIRQVARAFAPPDVTFPQHLSMRGDASGERGTLRTVLALNSDLGRVTGFAVVHDWSGNMPDGLDLALTLSAIDAGRIVGDTSLGPIDLKVVAGGEDLNGPSRRGSISVTPTALTYAGNDLSSLRLHLTAQGDSLAMGLMARAEHADLLLDAKGRWPQPGDSLAVDLDLVMRKLQLQELGLVGWPLDLSGGLAGRLAFSPEFHGSTKLGARDLRLSNGNEEFLFQRFRIGALLASDSTAVELDSDAITLTYHSNLGADSIVPRAQQKITSFFQPEGAFEPVAGRRMDLKMTLPRTEWLTDIVFPELDAIELRRFDGYYDSDTDQLGLHIDVPHLDYAGVDLHGLALDLDAEGNKLQGAMRLARVERDSMYLENLALEANTANDALDATFRITDAGDDRYRIGATLRREDGIPVLHMTETFLLNKRDWAAHPENALRFTEEGPRAEHFELTSQGERVAMRTGRQRQHIEFEAFRLSTISQLVGTSDSLPLVRGRTTGIISLPFVDAGRLEADLTIRELAIQGVPMGDLRMQAAEIEAARYRGEITLDGPGNQLRAKADADLRGERPHIRADAELAFQDLSFLKPFVTEYLFAVEGGLDGHLRYEQHGDDMSIIGRTTFTRAGVGVIQTGAMYRLPKETVVFDAEGMLFDRVTVLDTAGNRFQLDGRIHTAKRMVPGLDLRLRTDRFQLVNSTIEDNAMFFGQLFGGIDLRIGGTALNPDVRGDVGILDGTAISIVLPGSRVELIDHEGIVEFTTDFGRQDTLAVRTDSEMLRDSLAAQLPGVALDLRIRLDKRARFAVVIDPTTGDQATFSGEADLRFRYAPDSDMDLRGSFAVADGGYTLEFYGLVKKRFELVPGGTVVWDGDPLRGRMDIQARYRADAAPFPLVANARGGITESERNRLQARLPFDVLINIRELIDNPAISFGLELDRLSRNNFPQVGSRLDQLAQPANEEELNRQVFGLLVLNTFIEDDGASGQPSASLATTAARNSVNSILTDQLNRLTGQMIKGMDIQLGVNTYDQSAGGELYQRTSVDYRVSQRILNDRVRIEAGGSLGVDERQQGVSGVSNNRAAQYAISYDLTTDGRLRLRAFHENAFDLYDGEIINNGIAITITREFEENHRDRERKREEAKRRQQATNKEEE
- a CDS encoding SIMPL domain-containing protein — its product is MTRPLLAFALLFSALSARPQAMGNLMYEAASRIWFQQAEQPVKASIQGNMLVLEVNAMMNVRADSYLAIFHVTQLGQTAEEADSLMNARIGGVLKRVARHGIKDADVFTDMLSFVPVYELEANRKLFSRSYQEIPAGFEIQKNIHIRFTDARVLDQLVTACAKEEIYDLVKVDFFVKHQGAAYDTLRMFATKLLQQKLANCEKLGLKTGESHRVAAERNGAYFPLDRYTTYQSRVQSSLNSRRKGQVVNDVRRPNAHFYNKVPYGQFDIVLHAEITEPPVQYTYNLTLHCQLPEAFPKKEAKEIVRYFMVTDKGEMKELRL
- a CDS encoding carboxypeptidase-like regulatory domain-containing protein; translated protein: MRSKLLALLPLLLAAAMAQAQPERKNDLVQFSGVVVTDSLSPVPFTNILIKNSFRGTMSDVFGYFSFVAQEGDTILFSAVGFQRSQYVIPRDLPESKYSMIHVMARDTIMLGEISVYPWPSREQFKEAFLNLKLPEDDFQLAMRNLSPAEMIQRMENLPPDAYQSFQYQMAMDRTQLYYSGGTPTVNLFNPIAWAQFIQAWQNGDFRKKD